Proteins encoded within one genomic window of Triticum aestivum cultivar Chinese Spring chromosome 2D, IWGSC CS RefSeq v2.1, whole genome shotgun sequence:
- the LOC123048937 gene encoding dirigent protein 5-like has protein sequence MQGLTASCKIVLVMFLLGLGLAGATADSRRRHISSSPDEPCKKMTLYLHDILYNGVNNSANATAAPATKPTDLSTTHWSNGTFFGMLVVFDDPVTEGTALPIGQEEPAARAQGFYFYDKETRDFSVVGGTGDFFMARGVATIHTDATEGYFYFRLKMDIKLYECYV, from the exons ATGCAAGGCCTCACGGCATCTTGCAAGATCGTGCTCGTGATGTTTCTGCTCGGCTTAGGCTTGGCAGGAGCCACCGCCGACAGCCGTAGGAGGCACATCTCCAGCAGCCCTGACGAGCCGTGCAAGAAGATGACGCTCTACCTCCACGACATCCTCTACAACGGTGTCAACAACAGTGCCAACgcgacggcggcgccggcgaccAAGCCGACGGACCTGAGCACAACGCACTGGAGCAACGGCACCTTCTTCGGCATGCTGGTGGTGTTCGACGACCCGGTGACGGAGGGGACGGCGCTGCCCATCGGGCAGGAGGAGCCGGCGGCGCGCGCGCAGGGGTTCTACTTCTACGACAA GGAGACGCGTGACTTTTCCGTCGTCGGGGGCACCGGCGACTTCTTCATGGCGCGCGGCGTCGCGACGATCCACACCGACGCCACCGAAGGCTACTTCTACTTCCGCCTCAAGATGGACATCAAGCTCTACGAGTGCTACGTCTAA